The genomic stretch ggttaAGACGTTAAGActcatttaagtaattgggttaaCACGGACATGACACAAAACTTAAATGGGTTGAGTTAGGGTCGAGCTCTTTTGACACAAACCCGACATGAATAACTCATTTGTTTAAAAGTGTGATAATATATTGGGTTGAATCAATAATCCaacgaaacaacttaaaaatGAGTATTTTCATGCATCATTTTTTGGATACTAGGACTAAAAGCttagtttattttattagtttattggATAAAACAGGTTAAGTGGTTAAAAATGACTTGGTAAAAGATAAATGGATTAAACAGGTCGGGTTGGGTTacagaaaaattaaatgggttagGTAAGAATTGACAAAAATTAcccgtttatataattgggtcgAGTTAAGGTTGGGGGTAGTGGTGATCCGTTTAAGTTgccacgaacacgacacgactcGATCTGTTCGACATGTCTAATATTTATTTACTCCGTACAATTTATATGTTTTACCTATGGCATATAATTATCCCCTTACTTAGATTAGGTGTTACGGGTCAGGTTAGCATAATAAAGTCATATGGATTACGGGTCGATTAGGGATCAGTGTACAAGTCAAGGGAGTTTCAGATGCCATATTTTATACCATTTTTTTAAATAGAAACTAATTTAGAAAATTTAtattaaatttaatattaataattagATTTATTGCTTAAATTTCTTATATTGAAACAATTATAAAAATTAAGTAATTCCAAAATAATTTAATATTAAATGATACAAAAGTGTTAGTCTCTCCGATTCTTTAGAATTGTCACGCCTCTTACGATTTGTGAGGATTATTTAATCAAATGGGAAAATTCCTAAGaatcaaatgaaatataaaactaAAATTTATTATTTCATTGTAATTAAAGTATTATATTAATTAGATTATATAACTATTAAAGTATTTTTTTACAATAACATTAGTGACTTATAGAGTTATAGTATGTTTTATATTCCATTTAAAATACTTATATTTGAGCCAGCGGGTCAGACAAGGTTTCGACCTGATTTAACGGGTTACTTCGTCCCAATTGGGTCCCAGCCACCGAGATAAAGACTCACCGGAACTAACCTTTGAATTGACATGCCGCGTTGGGTCAAACATCAACAAGTATATATTTCAGTGTTTGACCTTACAAATTATAATTCTTTTATATCAACTTAACTAGGACTTTATTTCCACGCGCAAACAACCCGTAAAGTAGGAACTCATACTTGGTTATCAAGAGAACAATTcatactctatcgagtacttCGACATTTAAACGTTATGACTCCTATATCTAAGTTCGTCGTTTAGAATCTCCTAATTGcaaatgtaatttataattcaATCCAAATTTTTGAATATGagtacatacaaaatttaaccaAGTTTTTAATAAATCTTCTAATTAAAAGTATTTGAATTACacacccgtgcaatttgcacgggtttaagactagttaaattaaaaatataaatatgAGTTTAAAGGGGAGGGGAAACCACATGGGAATCACACGTTTGGAAATTTGGAATTTTGACTGTTAGAAAGCCGTATATATACATGCTAATAGTTTGTGTtctatcaaaattaaaattccTTAAAATAAAGAGTTTTATACGGAGTAGTTGATGTGTATTGTTGTGTATTACATAATTAAGATCTTCTAGAGTTCTAGGATAATCAATATTATTATTTCATCTATATTTTATACGCCGGGTAGTTCGTAAACGTTGGAGATTCTGTAAAcgttcgaaaaaagcttcctttattaatatagatagatatagatatagattgaCATCGATTATATTTACTCAAATTGTGTAAATTTATACATAAAATTGACATATTTATGTTTGTTAtaaaaagaggttttgaaaaaatataatttcaacaaaaaaataatatataaatgatgAAAAATGTAGTCATGGTGTCGTCTCGTAGACCGTGAAAAGTCAAATGagtagtttggattggattgaaGGGAGTAGTTAGAAGTATGAATATTTTCTAGTCTTAAGATAAAACCGTCTTAAATAAAACCTACTCGTATATAGACTTAGCAAAACTGGCCCGATCCGAACCCATCTCGACACCCAAACTCAAGTCCTGAAACCCAAATTGACCCGACCCACTATAACTCAACccgaatgtttattgttgcaaACAGATTATTATCCATGAATAATTCGATAATAGTTGACCCGAAATAACCCAATCCGACTTGAAAAAGCAAACTTAAAATTGACCCGACTCTAACTTAACCCAGTTAACCCGTTTACGAGGTGTACTTGTAATCTTGTATATACTCCATTCTTAACACTTGACAAAACCCTAAAGCCCAAATTTAGGGTTGAAAAAATATGAGTGTGTGTGATTCACAAATTATATGATTACCGGTCAATTTTCATCCTCCATACTTAACACTTGACAGTAAACCTTCACTTTGGGTTGAAAAAAATGCTGAGTTTGAGTTTCAAAAACAGCATTCAAACCTTCACTTTTCTGCATAATTTCCATCGTCTTCATCTCTATTCAACCAAATCCCCAAATCGATCTTTCGCTAATTATTTGGTTAATTCTCTGGGTTTCTCTGATGAACAAGCTCTATCAACTTCCACCAAGATTCGTTTCAACAATGCTAATGACTTCGAATCATCTGGTAATGTTAATGCTGATTCTGTTGTTGGTTTCTTCAAACAACATGGGTTTGATGATACCCGTATTATAAAGCTCGTATCTTGTTACCCTCGAATCTTATCTGCTAATGTTGACAAAACCCTAAAACCCAAATTTAAACTTCTTCAAGATCAGGGTTTTTCTGGGTCTAATTTAGTTACTTTAATTTTATCGACTCCTTCATTTTTAGATAGACATATGGATCAtgttatccatgatcttaggtctATTCTGGTCAGTAATGAAAATCTACTCAAGTTTTTTAATAGAGTTCAATTTACCATGACAACATCTGCTCTGGTAAATCTTAATTCAAATATTGCATTGTTGAATAATGAGTATGGTGTTGATTTCGGACTTATTCGGAATGGCATTGTTGCGCATACCAGAGCCTATTTGAGGGATACCGAGCTTTTCCGAAATATATTGGTTAGGGTTGAAGAGGAATTAGGGATTCCTCGAAATTCTGGGATGTTTTTGTATGGCATGTATTTGCTGTGTAAGTCTAGTAAGGAAATGATCGAGTTGAAATCTCAGCTCTTAAAAAGCTTTGGATGGACTGAATATGATGTTTCTGAATTAATGAGGAGAAATCCTCATGTTTTCGTATTATCTGAAGAAAATATGAAGAAGAAATTGGGTTATTTGATGACTGAGCTGGGTTACAAACCTGATTTCCTAGTTGCACATTCTGCTTTGTTTACTTATAGCCTCGAGAAACGAATGGAGCCTAGACGTCGTGTGTTGTTGGTTTTGAAGGAGAAGGGCTTGTTAGATTACAGCTTTTATTCCGCCATTTCTCAAACTGAGACTCAGTTCCTAAAGATACTTATTGAACCTTTCAAGAAAGATGTACCAGGTCTTCTTGAACTTTATCAAAGTAACAAAGGTTGTTCCGACATTGACTCCATTTCGAGGCGATGCCAAGCCCTCTCGTAGCAAAGGTTGGTCCaacttttttctctctttcttaaGCTGCACTGAATAAAACTGTCGAATGTGTTTTATAGCTGTATTTGGGTAATGATACTGTTTGAGAGTATGTTTCAGATGATAACTTAAATTTTCAGGACGCCAGGTTTGTTATGGAAAACATAAAATGAAGAGATGAATAGTCACAAGAGGATGCCTATGGCATAATTTGAGAAGTACGTGAATAGAACATCAGTTTGAAATGAAAGTAGAGAATCTTGGCTTCATGTGGTAAAATTAACTTATGAATTTTATACGAGTGAGTGATGTTGTCAGGATTACTCCTTAAGAAGGTTGTCAGGTATGTTGAGTTCTGAGAAAGTAAAATGAATTGTTGAAGAGGCACATTGTTAAGGGTTGTGGTGGAGATGGTGGTAACTGAGTGAATATGGCCGATAGGGTGTTTTGCATAAATGAAACCAAAAAAATTTAGGATAGTGGAGATGATTATCTTTCGAAAATATACAAATTGATATGCAGTGTAACTAAAGATGTGGGTGAAATAACATTGAGATTATCGTAATATTGTCGAATATTAAGGATATTTGTATTAAGGATATTTGTAACAATCCCTTCCATCTACATGGTTTTACTATTCTTCTTATGATTTAAATTCGTTTTATATGCTATTTAATTTCATTTACTCGAAAAAGAATTCTGTAGTTAAAGGCAAAGTAACTGGTACGGATATGAGCTGAAGCCGGTTGTGCGAAATAAACTAAAGTGCAGAAATCATACTTCTGTTCTTCTATTATTGAGACTCGCTCTGTAAATTAAAGTGAAGGAGACAAAAAAAAAGGTCAAGAAATATAAGAGCTCGAAGCCTTTTTCCTTTCAGTAATTCTCTCACAAGCTCAAGTTCCATTTTTGTAACTCTTCTAAGCTCTATGCAATGCTTGTTCTCCAATCAGTGTCATGTAATTTTGTTATTAAATGGTGTATGTTCGCTTGTCAATTGGATTAATGAGATAAAGTCTTCCTTTGGTGGAGCTGTGGCTAGATCTTGTAATGTATCGTAAAATTGATTTATGATTTTGAAGACAGTTTAGGAATCATATCCAACTTATTTTCTCATTGCGTTTCTGTCTTGGATTCAGACATAAAATTCCTGTCACTTTTTCGCTATTGATATTTTTATTAGCTGAGAAACTGATGGCAACTTCCTATATTTTCTGCCTGCTTGTAGGAATTATGTATAAGTCGTTAGTAAGCTGCATCTGTTACTGATAAAGATCTAATTTTTGAGGTTAAAATGTTGAAAATATTTGGCCAAGTTCTGGACTTCTTTATCATCGGTATTGTAAAGAGTATTCGATTTGGTAATGAGATAGACCCATATATCGCGAAATCGGGTAGGTCGGGAACTGGCTGCATCTTCCTTGATCTGTGATCCTTCTTAAGCTAGCCATGGTCCTATAAACATATAGTACAAGCACGGTTGAAGTGTTGTAAGTCTTGCATATTCATTATTACAACCAGTAAAAGGTCTTATTTAAGACGGGCTTATTCGTCTTAAACATGATACGGGTCAAATAGATGTATGGAACGAAAAGTAAAATGCCTAGGGAATGACAATAAACTTGTCCCATCTATCTATATGGGTTATTACTTGGCCCAGtttaaacttaagacggatatgaATGTCTCCTTATCCAATTTTATTCTTCTTCAGATGCATCTGATGTGTAAATGTGTAATATTCTGGGTTTATGTCTTAgtattcggaaaaaaaaaaagaaggaaaaatggATAGAAACTGTGATTGCATTATTATAATGGTTTTCTTTTCAATGCAACAGGCAAGACCAGGCACTATATCAACAGCCTTGATCAGGGGACTTCCAATCATCCTCAACGACTTCATACTTGGATAAATGAGTATATTTTCAAAGACGTGTCGGCCACCCACTGTATAAGTTTCATCTTATGTTATAGGGATTGCCATGAACAAAGTATTTATCACATGAACCAAAGATTCTCAATATCTTGGTTGCTTATTAATCCACCACATTTCGAGAAAGCAAACCCAGCG from Silene latifolia isolate original U9 population chromosome 2, ASM4854445v1, whole genome shotgun sequence encodes the following:
- the LOC141642479 gene encoding transcription termination factor MTERF8, chloroplastic-like — translated: MLSLSFKNSIQTFTFLHNFHRLHLYSTKSPNRSFANYLVNSLGFSDEQALSTSTKIRFNNANDFESSGNVNADSVVGFFKQHGFDDTRIIKLVSCYPRILSANVDKTLKPKFKLLQDQGFSGSNLVTLILSTPSFLDRHMDHVIHDLRSILVSNENLLKFFNRVQFTMTTSALVNLNSNIALLNNEYGVDFGLIRNGIVAHTRAYLRDTELFRNILVRVEEELGIPRNSGMFLYGMYLLCKSSKEMIELKSQLLKSFGWTEYDVSELMRRNPHVFVLSEENMKKKLGYLMTELGYKPDFLVAHSALFTYSLEKRMEPRRRVLLVLKEKGLLDYSFYSAISQTETQFLKILIEPFKKDVPGLLELYQSNKGCSDIDSISRRCQALS